In Mucilaginibacter sp. KACC 22063, the genomic stretch AATACCACATATAAAAATGATCCTTTTCATTGATTAGGTTTTAAATATGCCTCAAATATGGACGATCAATCACTTTTGGCGTTCACCCTTTCGGGTGATTTTGAAAATTTTGTATGGTTTATGGGTGAAATTAAGGAATCAATCGCAGCTTTCGTGCATTTTTAATGGCCTCGGTACGCCGGGTTACTTCAAGTTTCAAGAACAGGTTTGAGCTATGGGTTTTAATGGTATTTAGCGAAACGAACAGCTTTTCGGCAATTTGCGGGTTGGTTAATCCATCGGCCATTAATTGCAATACCTCCATTTCACGTTTACTTAAACGCAGACGGTCAATTTCAGCTTGATTGACTTCAAAAGGGCTATCGAAGCTGGCTTCTTTTTCTAAAATGATAGTTTGAACCTTTGGTGAGATTAATTTAGTCGCTATCCAGATGCCTAAAGCAGTGAATAATATGGCTATAATGCCACCATAAATTTTAAACGCTTGCTGCTGAAAAATAAACTGCCACTCGAGCCATCTCAGTATAATAAACAAAACACCAAGGCTTAAACCGTAGATGAGCAATTGCCTGTATTTGTAAATTAGTTTTAAGAGCATTGAAATTGATGTTTGGCACAAGCCATTATACTTATGCCTTTAAACCCCAAAAGCGGTAATAGTTTTTAAGTTGTTTATATGAAGCTAAGTATAAAAGATTAACCTTGCTTTCATTAATTAAATTACGGTATTTCGGGCGGTTTTTAGGCGCAGAGAAAATAATATAACGGATCAGTGCCCAGCTGAATTGGCTTTTAGCACCCGGCAGATTGCCCGGCCTTTTGTCGGCGTTTTTGATGCTTCGTTTTATATATCGTGTTATAGAACCACCCACCCCAAAGTCAAGCCATATCACATAGGTAGCCTTCGCAAACCTGTCTTTCATCAGGAAGCTGTAATTCCCTTCAATGATCCATTGATTGTTTTCAATGAGAAATTGGTGATGGTCTTTTTTTAACAAGGCTTTATCCCGCACTTCCCAATTAGTATTTGGCACATGTGCTAACTGATCAAGATGGCAAACTGCATAGCCTAATTTTTGCCCTAAAGTTTTTGCAAGGGTAGATTTACCACTGGAGCTGGGGCCAATGATGCAAATTCGTTCTCCCAGCTCTTCTAAAGTTAACATGCAGGCTTATTTATGATCAGCTAAAATAGCAAAAAGCAAATAGCCGATGTTAAATGTAAGTCCTACTTCATAATAAAAACCGGGTAGTTGGTGTTTTGTGCCAGGCCTTCTGAAATGCTCTGGTGTGTAAGCCTGTAAAAGAAACTATGGCTGCCGGGTAAAGCTACAATAGCATCAACACCGCTTTCACGGGCGAATGATATGACCGAGGCGACAATATCCTTATCGCCGGAATAAGCTACCGTAAAGTGGTACTTATCCATAAATGCTTTTAGTAGCTGCTCCTGTTCCTGTTCTTTTCCTAAGTACTTTTTTTCCGGATCTACATTGTACACAATAACCTCTGTTTGCAAACTAAGTTCAGCAGCCCACAAAGTTTTTAATGATGAAAAGCGGTTGAGATTTTCAAAATCGCATGGAATAAGTAGCTTTTTAACAGGCTTAAATTTTGCCATTGGCGGTACCACCAGTACAGGTATCGGGCTTACACGGGCAATTTCAACAACATGCTCGCTAACCGAACCTTCAAACTCAGGCTTATTGCCGCCACTACCGATCACAATATAATCCGGTGATACATCAGCAACGGTTTCCAAAAGCCCTCTTACTATGGTTTGCTCCGTAAGTATCGACTCAATAACGACTTTGTTTTCGCAAAGCGCCGATAGCTTTTTTTCTACATTATCTAATTCTTTAAGGCTTTCATTATAAAACTCCTGTACTTCTTCGGTACTTATCTGTACCAGATCAGCGGAAGGTAAAATTTGCGCTAATGCCGAAACATAATAGCTTTTAAGCAGATATATGCGGGTGATATGATAATGTTTGCAAATGTCTGCAGCATAAGTAAGTGCGTTAGCGCAGGCAGGAGAATTATCGTAGGGAATTAACAGGCTTTTCATAACCATGAGGTAATAAGACGATCAAAGTTAAATATCAAATTGTTAAATATTCAACTATAATTGTAGCGTTTATGTCACAATGTGTTACTAATGGTCAAGTAGTAAATAATAGAGCGAAGGTTAGCAGGTTTTAAGATTATCTACCATTTTTTGAAGTAGCATGAGCAATGCCTGTGCATCTTTAGCTGGTACATCTCCAAGGGCTTTTCCATATGCCCGTGCAACACTTGGCTCCAAAAGATCTTTTAGCCTGGCACCTTCTGGTGTAAGGAATATTTTTTTGTTGCGCCTGTCTTGCTTGTCCTCAACGCGGGTCACCATGTGCCTTTTAACAATATTATCGATGAGGTAAGTGACACTGGATTTATCCCTCAAAGTAAGGTCTGCTATTTCCTGCTGGTTGATACCGTCATTTTGCCAAAGGACATACAGCACTTCCAGCATTTCAAAGGTGAGGTTGATGTCGTTTTCTTTCAGCATTGCCTGTATATATTGCCTGATCAGGGTGCGAATTTCCTGCATCGCTTTCCCCAGCTCAAGGCCAATATTTTTTTTGTCAACCATCCTTTAGTTAATCAGTGTTCACAAATATTATAAATATCAATGAGGTA encodes the following:
- a CDS encoding universal stress protein, whose amino-acid sequence is MKSLLIPYDNSPACANALTYAADICKHYHITRIYLLKSYYVSALAQILPSADLVQISTEEVQEFYNESLKELDNVEKKLSALCENKVVIESILTEQTIVRGLLETVADVSPDYIVIGSGGNKPEFEGSVSEHVVEIARVSPIPVLVVPPMAKFKPVKKLLIPCDFENLNRFSSLKTLWAAELSLQTEVIVYNVDPEKKYLGKEQEQEQLLKAFMDKYHFTVAYSGDKDIVASVISFARESGVDAIVALPGSHSFFYRLTHQSISEGLAQNTNYPVFIMK
- a CDS encoding MarR family winged helix-turn-helix transcriptional regulator — protein: MVDKKNIGLELGKAMQEIRTLIRQYIQAMLKENDINLTFEMLEVLYVLWQNDGINQQEIADLTLRDKSSVTYLIDNIVKRHMVTRVEDKQDRRNKKIFLTPEGARLKDLLEPSVARAYGKALGDVPAKDAQALLMLLQKMVDNLKTC
- a CDS encoding response regulator transcription factor translates to MLLKLIYKYRQLLIYGLSLGVLFIILRWLEWQFIFQQQAFKIYGGIIAILFTALGIWIATKLISPKVQTIILEKEASFDSPFEVNQAEIDRLRLSKREMEVLQLMADGLTNPQIAEKLFVSLNTIKTHSSNLFLKLEVTRRTEAIKNARKLRLIP
- a CDS encoding (d)CMP kinase — protein: MLTLEELGERICIIGPSSSGKSTLAKTLGQKLGYAVCHLDQLAHVPNTNWEVRDKALLKKDHHQFLIENNQWIIEGNYSFLMKDRFAKATYVIWLDFGVGGSITRYIKRSIKNADKRPGNLPGAKSQFSWALIRYIIFSAPKNRPKYRNLINESKVNLLYLASYKQLKNYYRFWGLKA